Proteins encoded together in one Telopea speciosissima isolate NSW1024214 ecotype Mountain lineage chromosome 6, Tspe_v1, whole genome shotgun sequence window:
- the LOC122664874 gene encoding LOB domain-containing protein 19-like, translating to MSKSINSNDGGPCGACKFLRRKCIKGCIFAPYFDSSEQGASHFAAVHKVFGASNVSKLILRLPVHMRVDAVLTICYEALARIKDPVYGSVGQIFALQQQVVNLQTELAFIQAHLATLELPPPPMSPTQSPAASASLHASGTSTLLDPVQLQEMFETASCWNQTDHQDDNNGDLPALAREFVSKYFPGARFQSPDSC from the exons atgaGCAAAAGTATTAACAGCAATGATGGTGGGCCTTGTGGTGCTTGCAAGTTCTTACGCCGGAAGTGCATCAAAGGTTGCATCTTTGCACCTTACTTCGACTCATCAGAACAAGGAGCCTCGCACTTCGCGGCTGTTCATAAGGTGTTTGGTGCAAGCAACGTTTCCAAGCTTATCTTACGGTTACCCGTCCATATGCGTGTTGATGCTGTCCTTACCATCTGTTATGAAGCATTGGCTCGGATTAAAGACCCTGTTTATGGCTCTGTTGGTCAAATCTTTGCTCTCCAGCAGCAG GTGGTGAATTTGCAGACAGAGCTAGCCTTTATTCAAGCCCATCTCGCAACCTTGGAGCTTCCACCACCGCCCATGTCGCCAACACAGTCTCCAGCTGCCTCTGCAAGCCTCCATGCTTCTGGTACATCCACATTATTGGATCCTGTGCAGTTACAAGAAATGTTTGAGACGGCAAGTTGTTGGAACCAAACTGACCACCAAGATGACAACAATGGCGATCTGCCGGCATTAGCACGAGAATTTGTTTCTAAATACTTTCCAGGAGCAAGATTTCAGTCACCGGATTCCTGTTAG
- the LOC122664873 gene encoding uncharacterized protein LOC122664873, giving the protein MDQPEELQPPPQTHIQEPFSLPSMPEIMVFRDEDDEEEDEDKHGDSPSPSSSDADDTHHQHTTTATASSAAAGTVPPGIHQRAPVYINPEPHISSQFYTFNRDSHALMVQCILDRRLATPEEIRCATPRAVLKSWRSVWKDRNEDTAYLTAWKRIQDKLNAHIDVQGNEVLYFKNNSQQYVSHINQWQDIVMSFHGDADLKHLGLKETIERIRQVWTVGAKFYGIPESFIRVCVASCPVCSDASGSAPKSKRRRFEYTESFDVPAKEVPHRLQQLAAKHKVVLCIRQKYIRYKPFMAEVKDYACHRAGEPTAKKSRILKREPYASKRCGCGFRIRAIVPIANYNEKDKTFVYQEEGMAVFKLYAVHSGHEPGPLDGNARIIHRVVGHKGGFLMDQDTVYGLNEDTETDAFALVARDDGDFQLSVLHQVQELRAEIGLLEGRITKMPQELLGSLSRELSEVVNRVRSIGEDASRPIGLLHDKQQVEDVLVAENELAHWGDHHHDRLYGDGKDAELIEDDDDSFEQTFVDVASWDRMRTECRSRKSLMNDNCKSDKWLKDACVDFDEKSILNCEDSKLIKPMRIDGTIDASLVGLQVDSFYPDNSKWYDSPCSLDPSTDCGDSGFRHEEIV; this is encoded by the coding sequence ATGGACCAGCCAGAGGAATTGCAACCTCCACCTCAAACCCATATACAAGAgcccttctctctcccttcgATGCCCGAAATTATGGTTTTCAGAGACGAGgacgacgaagaagaagacgaagacaAACACGGCGACTCACCAAGCCCTAGCTCCTCCGATGCCGACGACACCCATCACCAGCACACCACCACCGCTACCGCCTCGTCCGCCGCTGCTGGCACAGTTCCCCCCGGCATACACCAGCGTGCACCGGTCTACATCAACCCTGAACCCCATATCTCCTCTCAATTCTACACCTTCAACCGCGACTCCCATGCTCTGATGGTCCAGTGCATTCTAGACCGACGCCTTGCTACGCCCGAAGAGATCCGCTGCGCCACCCCTCGGGCTGTCCTCAAGAGCTGGCGCTCCGTCTGGAAGGACCGTAACGAGGACACCGCCTACCTCACGGCCTGGAAGCGCATCCAAGACAAGCTCAATGCTCACATCGATGTTCAAGGTAACGAGGTATTGTATTTCAAGAACAATTCTCAGCAGTATGTGTCTCATATTAATCAGTGGCAAGACATCGTCATGAGCTTCCACGGTGATGCCGATCTCAAGCACCTAGGGCTGAAGGAGACCATTGAACGAATCAGGCAAGTTTGGACCGTAGGAGCCAAATTCTACGGAATTCCCGAATCATTTATTAGGGTTTGTGTTGCGTCCTGTCCTGTTTGCTCCGATGCTTCGGGGTCCGCTCCCAAGAGTAAACGCCGCAGATTTGAGTACACGGAGTCGTTCGATGTTCCTGCCAAGGAGGTCCCTCACCGTCTCCAGCAGCTGGCGGCGAAGCACAAGGTTGTCCTTTGTATTCGTCAGAAGTATATCAGGTACAAACCCTTCATGGCGGAGGTTAAAGATTATGCTTGTCATCGGGCTGGGGAGCCTACGGCGAAGAAATCGAGGATTTTGAAGAGGGAGCCTTATGCGTCGAAGCGGTGCGGTTGTGGGTTCCGGATTAGGGCAATTGTTCCGATTGCAAACTATAACGAGAAAGACAAGACATTTGTGTATCAGGAAGAGGGGATGGCCGTGTTCAAGCTTTATGCTGTACATTCTGGGCATGAACCAGGGCCGTTGGACGGAAACGCTAGGATCATACATAGGGTTGTTGGGCATAAAGGTGGATTCTTGATGGATCAGGATACTGTTTATGGGTTGAATGAGGATACTGAGACGGATGCATTTGCCCTTGTGGCTAGGGACGATGGTGATTTTCAGCTTTCAGTTTTGCACCAGGTACAGGAACTTAGGGCTGAAATTGGGCTGCTTGAGGGCAGAATCACAAAAATGCCGCAAGAGCTGTTGGGTTCGCTGTCTAGAGAACTGTCAGAAGTTGTGAATAGGGTTAGGAGCATTGGGGAGGATGCATCTAGACCAATTGGATTACTTCACGATAAGCAGCAGGTGGAAGATGTTTTGGTGGCAGAGAATGAGCTTGCACATTGGGGTGACCACCACCATGATCGGTTATATGGGGATGGCAAGGACGCTGAGCTCattgaggatgatgatgatagttTTGAACAGACATTTGTGGATGTTGCATCTTGGGATCGAATGAGGACAGAATGTAGGAGTAGAAAATCTCTGATGAATGATAACTGTAAATCTGATAAGTGGTTGAAGGATGCTTGTGTTGATTTCGATGAGAAGAGCATCCTCAATTGTGAGGATTCGAAGTTAATTAAGCCCATGAGGATTGATGGTACAATTGATGCGAGTCTTGTTGGTTTACAGGTAGACAGCTTCTACCCAGATAATTCTAAGTGGTATGATTCACCTTGCAGTTTGGATCCTAGTACAGATTGTGGAGATAGTGGATTCAGACATGAGGAGATCGTGTAA